Within Paenibacillus sp. RUD330, the genomic segment GCAACCGGGAAAAAGCCCATCACAGCGCCTTGTCGCTCGGGGCTGGCGTGCTCGTGACCGGAGGCTTCGGCACGAGCGCCGAGGTCATCGCTCTGGCGGACCGGCTGGAGCTGCCGGTCCTCGGCAGCAGCTACGATACGTTTACGGTGGCCGCGCTGATCAACCGCGCGATCTACGACCGGCTGATCAAGAAGCAGATCGTGCTTGTAGGCGACATCTTGCGGACGGACATGCCGCCGGCTTACTTGCATGATAGCGACCGCGTCGGGGATGCGATGAGCAAAATCGAGGAGACGAACCATAACCGCTTCCCCGTCGTGGACAACAGCCTTCGCCCGGTAGGCATGGTGACGACGAAGGACCTGATCGGAGCGGAGCTGCACCAGCCGATCTCCGAGCGGATGACAACGGAGCCGAAAACGGTGAGCCCGGGCACCTCGGTCGCGACAGCCGGCCATATGATGGTCGCCGAAGCGATCGAGCTGCTCCCGGTCACCGATTCCGCCGGCAAGCTGACCGGGGTCATCAGCCGCAAGGATGTGCTGCGCGCGATGCAGCAGATCCAGCATCAGCCGCAGAACGGAGAGACGCTGGAGGATCAGATGCGCGCCTTGTTCAGCGAGGAGCGCGATGAGGAAGGCCGTCTCTACTATGAAGGGCCTGCAGCCGCTCTCATGAGCAACCAGATCGGCAGCATGTCGGAAGGCGTCATGTCCGGGCTCATCCATCAGGCGGCCGTGCGGGCGATCAAGGAGCATCGGCGGAGCGACCTCATTACGGACAGCCACTCGGTCTATTACCTCGCTCCGGTGGAGATCGATCAGATTCTCCGGCTGTACCCGACGATCATCGAGATCAGCAGGAAGTTCTGCAAGGCCGAGGTTCAAGTATTCGCCGGAGAACGCAAAGTGGCGCAGTCCATGCTGACAGCGCGTTTAATGGAATAGCAGTTTCAGGCCGATGCCGGCCGGCGGAAGGAATCCGTCCGATGGAAAACCCGCGATGCTGGCGGGTTTTTTTGCGTTTGTTTTATTGTTATACAACAGATTGGAAATTATAAAAACAGTATTGAACATTTTCGAATTACTGTTATATAATACATATACAAATATAAAACAGACTATAACAGAGAGGTGATCGGCATGGATTGTCCTTTGTGCCAAGGAGACGGCGACCTGCATCAGAAGGAGTGTCCTCCGGGAATCAATGGGGATGACCTGCAAACGGTCCATGGGGATCGGCTTCTTCCATGTCCCCGCTGCGAGGGGAGCGGTTATCTGGAGTCGGAAGCCGGATAGCGCCGGCATCGCAGGTCGGCAGCGCTTTTCCATAATCCCTGAAGGAGGCTGTACCATGAGCGAGTCGATGGCCGGTTCACCGGCCGAACAGCTCCAGCAGCGCTGGAGCAGCAAGCGATACGTAGGCATAACCCGCCCTTATTCACCTGAGGAAGTCCTCAAGCTCCGAGGCTCCGTCCTGGTCGAGCATACGCTGGCCCGCAGAGGGGCCGATAAGCTGTGGAGCATGCTGCAGCAGGAGGATTACGTCCCTGCGCTCGGCGCGCTGACCGGCAATCAGGCGGTGCAGCAAGTAAAGGCCGGGTTGCAGGCCATCTACCTCAGCGGCTGGCAGGTGGCCGCCGACGCGAATCTGTCGGGACAGATGTATCCCGACCAGAGCCTGTACCCGTCCAACAGCGTGCCGAGCGTGGTGAAGCGGATCAATCAGGCGCTGCAGCGAGCCGATCAGATCCAGCATTCGGAAGGCGTCGGGGCGCTCGATTATTTCGTGCCGATCGTAGCGGATGCCGAAGCGGGATTCGGCGGCGCTCTGAACGTCTTCGAGCTGATGAAGTCGATGATCGAAGCGGGGGCGTCGGGAGTGCATTTCGAGGATCAGCTGAGCTCGGAGAAAAAATGCGGCCATCTCGGAGGCAAAGTGCTGCTGCCGACGAAGCAAGGCCATCCGCCATCTCGTCTCCGCGCGCCTTGCAGCCGATGTGCTCGGCGTGGATGCCGTGCTTATCGCCCGCACCGACGCGCATGCCGCGCGGCTGCTCACCAGCGATTCCGATCCCGCGGATGCCGGATTCCTGACCGGGGAGCGCTCGGCCGAAGGCTTCCATTACGTCCGCTCCGGACTGGAGCAGGCGATCGCCAGAGGTCTGGCTTATGCCCCTTATGCGGATCTCGTCTGGTGCGAGACATCGGAGCCCGATCTCGGGGAAGCCAGGCGGTTCGCGGAGGCCATCCATGCCCGCTATCCCGGCAAGCTGCTTGCCTACAACTGTTCGCCCTCGTTCAACTGGAAAAAGAAGCTCGGCGAGAAGGAGATCGCCTCCTATCAGCGGGAGCTCGGACAGCTCGGCTACAAATTCCAGTTCGTCACGCTGGCGGGCTTCCACGCTCTGAACTACAGCATGTTCATGCTGGCCAAGGAGTACCGCAGCCGCGGCATGGCCGCCTACTCGGAGCTGCAGCAGGCCGAGTTCGCGGCCGAAGCTCAGGGGTATGAAGCGACCCGCCATCAGAGGGAGGTGGGAACCGGCTACTTCGACGATGTTCTTCATGCCATCTCCGGCGGCACGGCGAGCACGGCTGCGCTTGCGGAATCGACGGAAGCCGAGCAGTTCGCCGGCTCCGGCCGCCCGGGAGCCGAATCATGAGCCGTCCAGCGGCAGGATTGGCCGTGCTGGGCCCTCCGCTGTCTTCTGCGGCCCAGGAGCTGCTGGGCAAGCGAGCATTGGCGTTCGTGCAGCTTTTGGAGCAGCAGTTCGGACATCGGAGAAGGGAGCTGCTCCAGGCGAGACAGCATCGCCAGCAACGGTTCGACGGCGGCGAGAAGCCGGACTTCCGCTCGGATACGCTGGCGGTCCGCACCGGCGAATGGAGCGTCGCCCCTGCGCCTGCGGAGCTGAGAGACCGCAGAGTGGAGATTACCGGGCCTGCCGGAGACCGGAAGATGGTCATCAACGCCCTCAATTCCGGAGCCCGAGTGTTCATGTGCGACTTGGAGGACGCCAATTCCCCGACCTGGGCCAACACGATGAACGGACAGCTCAATATCCGGGATGCGGAAGCGGGAACGATCGCATACGAAAGCCCGGAAGGGAAAGCATACCGGCTTGCGCCCGATCACGCCGTCATCAAAATCCGCCCGCGCGGCTGGCATCTTGAGGAGAGCCATGTCGCATGGGAAGGCCAATCCGTATCCGCAGCCCTTTTCGATTTCGGCATGGCCGCGTTCCATAACGCCAGGGAGAAGGCTCGCAGAGGGAGCGGACTGTACTTTTATCTCCCGAAGCTGGAAAGCATGGAGGAAGCGGAGCTGTGGGAGGACGTATTTACATTCGCGGAGCGGGAGCTCGGCCTGGAGCGCGGCATGTTCCGGGCGACGGTTCTGATCGAGACGCTGCCGGCTGCGTTCGAGATGGAAGAGATCCTGTTCGTGCTTCGGGACCATGCCGACGGGCTGAACTGCGGCCGGTGGGACTACATTTTCTCTTATATCAAAAAGCTGCGCGCCCATCCCGAGGCCATATTGCCCGATCGGAGCCTCGTGACGATGGACTCGCCGTTCATGGCCGCTTATGCGCGGCTTGCGGTCCAGACCTGCCACCGGCGCGGAGCGTTCTGCATCGGCGGCATGGCGGCGCAAATCCCGATCAAGAACGATTCCGCCGCCAACGAACAAGCGCTTGATAAGGTGCGCCTCGACAAGCTGCGGGAAGTCCGGCTCGGCCATGACGGCACTTGGGTCGCCCATCCCGGGCTTGTCGCGGTTGCCGAGAAAGTGTTCAACGAGCATATGCCGGGTGACAATCAGCTCTTCTTCCACCCTGACGGCAGCGTCGGCGCCGAGCAGCTGCTGGAAGCTCCGCGAGGGCCGATTACCGAAGCGGGCGTCCGCCTGAACCTGTCGGTAAGCTTGCAGTATATCGAAGCCTGGCTGCGCGGAACGGGCGCCGTGCCGATCAACAGCCTGATGGAGGATGCCGCTACGGCCGAAATCTCCAGGGCGCAGCTGTGGCAATGGATCCGCCATCCACAAGGAATTCTGGAGGACGGCAGGAAAATGAGCGCCGACTTGTACCGCAAGCTGCTGGAGGAAGAGCTTGGCAAGCTGCCGGCCGCGGCTTCCGGCGCTTACGGCAGGGCAGAGGAGCTGCTGACGGCGATGACGCTTGCCGATACGTTCGCAGAGTTCCTTACGGTTGATGCTTATCGATACTTGCAGGATTAATGGAAGAAAAAAACGAAGGAGGAGAGTTCATGATGCCGATTCAGGATGCGAAGCGGCCGGTCCTCAAGCAGCCTTGCTTCTGCTGCGAAAAGCAAGAGGCGGCGCCCGGAGAGCTGGTTTGCGAGGAATGCGGAGAGAAGAACGGGTTGTCCAGCTCTCATTATTATTTGAAGCAATACTACTACGGGGATTGATGCCTCGAATCGACTTTCGGCCAGGACGCCTGAACAGGCGTCCTTCATCTATGTTCCGGTCCGAAAGGATGGTAAAAAACGGGTTTAACCGATTCGGCTCTGGACGGGCCGCACGGAGGCTGGTAATCTCTTGGAATAATGCATGTACTAGAAAAGGGGAACAGCCATCATGAAACCCGTCCGATTTCTGGAAGGAGAATCCGTCTATCTGAGACCTGTGGAAGCCTGGGATGCCGACTGGTATTACAGCGGCCTGTACGAGTCCGAGACGCGGATGCTCACCGGCACTCAGAAGCACCATACGAGGGAACAAGTCGCGGATTATCTCCAGGGCAAGGGGAAGGATGCCTCTTCCGTCCTTCTGCTGATCGCTCTCCGGGATACGGATGAGCGGATCGGAGACATCGCGATCCAGGACATCGACCGCAACAACCGCAATGCGGGCATGCGGATCGCGCTGAACGACAAGTCCCATCAGGGCAAAGGCTACGGAAGCGAGGCCATGCGGCTCATGCTGGACTACGGCTTCGGCATCCTCAATCTGCATCGCATCGAGCTGAACGTATTCGCATTCAACAACAGGGCGGCGCATGTCTACGAGAAGCTCGGCTTCAAGCGCGAGGGCGTGCAGCGCGAGGCGCTGTATTATGATCATGCCTATCATGACTCCATTCTCATGGCCATTCTCGAGGACGAGTACAGGCAGCTGCACCGGAAGCAACCTCTGTAGGCTGGACAGCTTTAGGCACAAGACCGTCACGAGCGTGGCGGTTTTTTCTCTTTTGCGGGAGCGGCGATTTGGTATAATGAAGGAAAAAATCGGGGAGGGGTCGACATGTCTGCCGTCTTGTTCGTACACGGCAATCTGTTCATGGCCGAATCGGCCGCGGCCGACTCGGTCTACGTCGAGAATGGCATCATCCGCGCGATTGGAACCGCTTCCGAGCTGGAGCTGCAGCTCAGCGGGCGTCCTTACGCCAAGGTCGATTGGAACGGGGCGCAGGTGCTGCCCGGATTGGTCGATGCCCACATGCATCTCGGGATGCATGGCATGAAGCTCGGCATGCTGGACTTCACCGATGCGGCGTCGAAGGAAGAGATGCTGGCCATGATCGCCGAGCGGGCCGCCTCCACGCCGGACGGCGAATGGATTCTCGGACTGAACTGGAACGAGAACAACTTCCCGGACGGAACGGCGCCGCATCGGAGCGAGCTCGATGAAATCACGGAGCGGCATCCCGTCTATCTCACTCGGACCTGCTTCCATGCGTTTCTCGGCAATTCGGAAGCGTTCCGCAGAGCCGGCGTTACGGCGGACACTCCCGATACGGAATCGGGCGCGTTAGGCAGAGATGCAGGCGGACAATTGAACGGCTGGATCTACGAGAATGCATCCGCTCCATTCGCCGCCGTCCAGCCCGAGCCGGATTACGAATTCCTGAAAAGCTCGATGAGGCGGGCCGGCGAGGATGCGCTCCGCCTCGGACTGACGGCCGCTCATACCGAGGATCTACGGCTGCTCGGCAGCGTGGAAGCGATGCTGCGCATCCAGAGCGAGCTGCGGGAGGAAGGCCTGGCCTTCCGGACCCATCAGCTGATGTTCCACGGCTTCCTGGACGAGATCAAGGAGCTCGGGATGAGGGCAGGCAGCGGCAGCGACTGGCTGCGGATCGGAGCGGTGAAGCTGTTCGCCGACGGGGCCGTCGGCGGACGCACGGCGCTGCTCAAGGAGCCTTATCACGACGCTCCCGCCGCGCTGGGATTGGCGATGCATACAGCGGAGGAGCTGGCCGGCATCGTCGGCAGGGCGCGGCAGATGGGATATCCGATCGCCTTCCACGCGATCGGGGACGGTGCCGCCGAGATGATGGCGGATGTGCTGGAGGCGCATCCGGCGGCCGCGGACGCCAAGCTTCCGGACCGCTTCATCCACGCCCAGATCGTGCAGCCGGCTACGGTGGACCGCATGAAGAGGATGAATCTGGCCGTCGATCTGCAGCCGCGGTTCGTGCCGAGCGATTTTCCCTGGGTCATGGACCGGGTCGGCCCGGAGCGGACAAGCTATCTATACGCCTGGAAGAAATGGCTGCAGACGGGACTGCCCTGCTCCGGAGGCAGCGATGCGCCGATCGAGCCGCTGAATCCGTTCCTCGGCATTCATGCCGCGGCAACGAGACGCAAGCCCGGCGAGCGGCATGAAGGCTATTTGCCGGAGGAGAAGCTGAGCATCTCGCAGTCCGTCGGGCTGTTCACGCACGGCAGCGCGTCCGCGGCGGGAGAGGCCGACCGGAGAGGCTCGATCGGGATCGGCAAGCATGCCGACTTCACGGTCGTCGACCGCCGGATCCATGACGGCATGGATCCCGACGAGCTGCTCCATGCCAAGGCGCTCATGACGGTCGTCAACGGCATCGTCGCTTATCAAGCCTGACATCCATCAAATCGATAAGGAGATTGTCATGTTCAGTTATATTCTCGTAGGGGCCGTCATTCTGGCGGCGATCGGCGCTACATTGGCGGTTGGCTTTTCCAAGGAAAATCAAAACGGAAACCCCGCTTACGACCGAGCGCACGGTAAGAAATGGGCAAGGCTCAGCATGCTGTATGCCGTGACGGCCGTGCTCAGCGTCGTCGCTCTGATCTGGTTCGTATTCAACTGATCATCGGGGGAGGAATGGAATCATGGACTATACGTACTTGGGGAGATCGGGACTGGAGGTTTCGCGCTTCTGCCTCGGCACGATGACGTACGGCAGCTGGGATATGGATGAACAAAGCTCTCTCGCGGTCATTGACCGGGTGCTGGATTCCGGAATCAATTTCCTGGATACAGCCGATACCTACGGCAAGGGCACGTCGGAGGAGATCATCGGCAAAGCCTTGAAGGGCCGACGGGACAAGGTCGTCGTCGCGACCAAATTCAAGGTGAGGACCGAGGAAGGTCCCAATGGAGAAGGGGCCAGCCGCTACCGGATCATGAAGCAGGTGGAGCACAGCCTGAAAAGGCTCGGCACCGATTACATCGACCTGTATCAGATCCATCGTCCGGATACCCATACTCCGCTGGACGAAACGCTGAGAGCGCTCGATGATCTCGTCAAGCAGGGCAAGGTCCGTTATATCGGCTGCTCCAACTTCGAGGGCTGGCGGATCGTGGAGTCGCTCTGGACCAGCGACAGGATGAACCTGGAGCGGTTCGTCTCGAATCAGCCTTCCTACAGCCTGCTGGACAGGACGATCGAGCAGGAAATACTGCCCGCCTCAGAGCGGCATGGATTGGCCACGATTGTGTATTCGCCGTTGTCCGGCGGCTGGCTGTCGGGCAAATACAGGCAGAATCAGCCTCTTCCGGCCGATTCACGCGGCGAGCGCTTGAACATGGCCGAGCCGCGCAACCGAAAGAAGCTTGAAATCGTCGAGCAGCTGGCCGCTCTTGCGGAAGAAAAAGGGGTCCAGCTGAGCCAGCTGTCCCTGTCCTGGCTGCTGCAGCGGAAAAACGTCATTCCCGTCATCGGCGTCAAAAGCCGCGGGCAGCTCGAGGAGAACCTGGGCGCGCTGGCCGTATCATGGACGGATGGTGAGCTGGATGCCGTCGATCGGATCGTGCCGGGTCCTTACCGGGATTATTCCCGCGACGGAAGCTTCTGGATTTCTTCCCTGTCTCTATAGATCCATGCGGCGATGACAATGATCGGATCGGAGAGACGAGCGATGGCGAAAACAAAGGATATGGATGCTGCAGCCGAAAAGATTGAAAAGGAAGCCGAGCTTGCCAGAGACGATCTGAGCCGATATTCGTCCAGGCTGAACGGACTCGTAGCCGAGTTCGAACAGCGGATCCATTCCAAGGTGAACGAGGAATACGACAAGACGACCCGCTGGCCGGACAAGCTTGCGGACCGGATCGCGCAGTTCGGCGGGAGCTGGCGATTCATCGTCATCTTTTTTGCCGTGCTGGCCCTATGGATCGTAATCAACAGCCTGGCGCTGACAAAGGCGGTCCGCTTCGACGGTCCGCCCTTCATCCTGCTCAATCTCGTGCTGTCGTTTCTGGCGGGCTTTCAGGCTCCGATCATCATGATGAGCCAGAACCGCCAAGCGGCCCGCGACAAGCGCGAGAGCATGATCGATTATGCGATCAATTACAAGGCCGAGCTGGAAATCGACGATATGCAAGGGCATCTGCATCGCCTCGAGGCGGATTTTGCAAGCTTCCGCAGCGAAACGAAGAGGGATATGGAAGAGATCAAGGCTCTGCTGCGGTCGACTGACGCCAAAGGGAAAGCCGATTGAGTGGTCGAGCCGCGAACCTAAAGGTTTAGTTTAATGGTGTAGATCATTAAGCCGATTAATTGTATGTTCCCGATGGTTGAGTCGGAATATTAATGTCATTAACAAAGGTTGTAAAAGGAAAGAGAGCGCCGATCCGGCGCTCTCTTTTTCGTTGCTTGCGCACAGTCGATTGAGCCGGAGTTCTGTCCGAGCTTGCTGGATGTTTTCTCCGTTTCAAGCACGGAATGAACGGCTTGCTTAGCGGTTTGAGTCCATCCCGGCTGCGGCATGCCAATCCTCCTGCATTCGGTTCTTCCATCAAGCAAGTATGGATATCGAGACAGCCTGTCACGGGATCGTCATTGCTCATAGCCCGAAAGAGTTATGTGCAAAATCTCCGTTTCTTTTATGATCATGGAAGGGGAGATACGGGCTTTGCACAGAGGGGGGAGTTTCCTGGCTATCCAGTTCAACCATGATTGCCGATTAGAAAGGCTCGTCAGACGAGCAGCCGTCCTGGCCGTATGCACGGCATGCTTGCCGGGAGCATGGGGGCATGCCGATTCGGCAGCGGCTTCCCCGCCAGAGATTGGAGCGGCTTCGCTTCAAAAAAGGCTGGATGCAGCCAAGCCGGGAGAAGCCGTAACACTGCCGCCCGGACAGTACGCGGAAGCGATCGTCATCTCGAAAAGACTGGTCGTACAAGCCGAAGGCGTGACCTTGACCGGATCGGGCGGGGATGCTCCTGTCGTGAAGCTGGCAGCGGAAGGAGCGGAACTGCACGGAATGGCCGTTGAAAAAGATGCTGCGGGCGAAGCTCCGGCCGTACTCATATCCGCCGACAGGGTCGTCGTGGATGGGCTTCGAATCAAGTCCCGCTCTTACGGCATCCAGCTTCGCAAATCCAGCGGATCCACCATCAGAGGCTCGGTCGTCGCTCCTACGGATGATCTCAAGGGAAAATCGGCTCGCCAGACCGACAAGCGAAATGGAATCGACCTTTTTCAGTCCAACGCCAATCTCATTCAGGAAAATCGGGTGACCGGCATGTTCGACGGGATCTACATGGAGAGCAGCCATGACAATACCGTCCTGAGCAACGAGATCGACCACTCCCGGTACGGCATTCATTGCATGTATACCAACGGCACGATCATGAGAAGCAACAGCGGCGAGTTCAATGTCACCGGCATCATGGCCATGATCGTGAAGGGAGCCGAGGTGGCCGACAACGTCTTCACTCGGCAGAAAGGCAGCGTCAACTCGCAAGGCATGCTGTTCTTCGATGTGCAGAATACCCGGGTCGCAGGCAACGAGCTGACGGGAAACCGCGTCGGGCTTTACATCGAGATGTCCCGGAACAACGTATGGGAAGACAATGACGTTTCGTACAACTTCGTCGGCATTCAACTGCTGGACTCTCAGAGCAATCGGCTCGAGAACAACCGCTTCGTCTCGAATGTCATCGAAACGCAAGCGGATGGCAGCAAGGACAACGAGCTGCTCCATAATTATTGGGATGCCTTTCAAGGACTGGATCCCAGCGGCGACGGGATCAGCGATATTCCGTACGTCATGAATCCTTTTTTTCAAAGGCTGACGAAAGGAATACCGGCTTATCAGATTTTTTTCCAGTCTCCGGGCATGAGGTTTCTGGAAAGTCTCTTCACTGCGGATGCAAAGCAATGGACGCAGGATCGCGAGCCTAGGATGGAGCCTTTCTTGTCATCATCCGCTTCAACCGATAGCCGGCCGAATCCATGGAGCGCAGCGGAGACGGGAATAGCCGGAGCGGCTCTGCTCGTGGCGGCACTAACGATCATTACACTAATGGGGGTCAAAAAATCATGAAAAAAATCACGCTCATGCTGTTCGTTTCCTTATTCACCATCCTGCTGGCTGCCGGTTGCGGCAAGCAAACCTATGAGCCGGTGCCGATCGACGAGACGGTGGACAAATGCGCCATTTGCAATATGCAGATCAAGGACGATGCTTTCGCCACTCAACTGACGACAACCGAGGGCAAGACATTCAAATTCGACGATATCGGCTGCATGAACGAGTGGAAGGAGAAAAACGCGGAGGCAAAGATCGGCGGCGAATACGTTCGTGATTACAATGACAAGGAATGGATTCCTTATGACCAAGCCGCTTATGTCTACGATGCCGATTTCAAGTCCCCTATGGCGTACGGGATCTACAGCTTCAAGGACAAGGCTTCAGCGGAAGCGTTCACGAAAGAACAAGGAAAAGGCCGGCTCATGACAGCCGCGGACCTGGCTTCGCATGAATGGACGCAGAATAAAGCGCAAATGGGCATGGATATGGGAGAAGGACACTCGCATGATGAAGGCGGTGAAATGGATATGGGCGCAAATGCGGGAGCTACTGCAAATATGGGCTCCGATTCCCATTAAGCGATGAATATGCTGCATATTGCGCGAAGGGAAATCAAGCTCGGCTTCCGCAACCCTTGGGCCTACTCTTTTCTAGCGCTGTTCACCCTGTTCACCCTCGTCCTGCTGCTGATTCATTCGAGCAGCTCGATATCCGGCTACACAAGCACGACCGGTTCCATGTTAAGCCTGATCTTGTATCTGCTGCCTCTCATGACGCTGCTGATCGGCTCCTTTTCCCTGACGGCGGAAAAAGAGGAAGGGAGCTGGCAGCTGCTTTCCACCTACCCTCTGCGAACATGGTCGTTCATCCTGGGCAAATATGCCGGGCTCGCCATTGTTCTGATGACGGTCGCCGCCTTCGCGTACGGCGTGAGCGGAGTAGCCGGAGCGCTTGCAGGAGGAGGCTTCCAGCTCCGAACCTTGCTGCTGTTCCTTGTATTTTCCGTCCTTCTGATTCTGCTCTTCCTGGCCGTCGCTCTCCTGATCGGGACTGCGGCCCGCAACCGCTGGCAAGCGCTCACTTACGGTGTCGCCTTCTGGTTCTTCACCGTCATCGGCTGGCCGGCGCTGCTGATTGCGGGACTTGGGTTCGTTCCCTATCTGTGGATCAAGCCGGCGTTGATCTTTCTGACGTTTCTCAATCCGGCCGAGCTGGTGCGATTATTCGTCGTGGTGAAGCTTGGCGGCGGTTCTATCCTTGGTCCGGATTATTACAAATGGGTAGACGTCATGAGCGAGCCGCTGGGAGCCATCCTTTTTGCCGCCGTATGCCTGCTCTGGATCGTGGCGGCGTCCGGAGTCTCGGCCTGGGCTTGGGAAAGGGGGCGTTCCCGTGGATGAACCTGTTCTTAGAATCGAGGGAGCCGGCAAAACGATCAAAGGCCAGACGATCCTTCGTCCTGTGTCCTTGTCTTTGCAAAGAGGTGACGTCTATGCCCTTTGCGGCGGCAACGGAGCGGGCAAAAGCACGCTGCTGCGCATGGTGATGGGCATCCTCCAGCCGACGGCCGGGGAGATCGAAGTGAACGGCCTGAGCTGGAAGGACAATCGCCGGTCTTACGCCGAACAGATGGGCTATATGCCGGACGACTATTCTTTTGCCAGAGGGCTGACGGCTTGGGAAACGCTGAGCTTCTGGGCTTCGCTGCGGGGGCTGTCCCGCGGGAGGACCGAGGAGGTGCTGGAAGAAGTCGGCTTGACGGGAGTGAGGAACAAGCAGGTCACCTCTTTTTCCAAAGGCATGCGCCAACGGCTTCTGTTCGCCCAGGCGCTGCTGTCGCGCCCGTCCTTGCTCGTGCTGGATGAACCGACCAACGGCCTCGATCCTTACTGGATGGATGCTTTTGTGGAGCTGGTGAAGAGGGCCGCCGCGGATGGCCATGCCGTGATTTACTCGACTCATCAGCTGCCTGTAGCCGAGGCCTCCGCGAATTACGTCCTGTTCCTGCAGGAAGGATCGGCCGTCAAGCAGGGCGCTGTTTCATCCTTTTTGGAGGAGTACGGACCAGGCGGGCTGCATGCAGCGTTCAGCGATACGCGTCGCGGATAAGGAGGATTTATGAACAGAGGCCGCTTCCGTTTCGATCGAAGGCCAATAATCTTGCTGACTTTGCTTTTTCTGGCTGCGGCTCTCCTTGCGACCGTCGCCACGATCGCCGACCACCGGCCGCAAGGGACGGGCGCTTCGGTCAAAGAAGGCTCGGCGGCTCCGGATATCGGGGTCAAGTCTCT encodes:
- a CDS encoding nitrous oxide reductase accessory protein NosL, whose translation is MKKITLMLFVSLFTILLAAGCGKQTYEPVPIDETVDKCAICNMQIKDDAFATQLTTTEGKTFKFDDIGCMNEWKEKNAEAKIGGEYVRDYNDKEWIPYDQAAYVYDADFKSPMAYGIYSFKDKASAEAFTKEQGKGRLMTAADLASHEWTQNKAQMGMDMGEGHSHDEGGEMDMGANAGATANMGSDSH
- a CDS encoding ABC transporter permease: MNMLHIARREIKLGFRNPWAYSFLALFTLFTLVLLLIHSSSSISGYTSTTGSMLSLILYLLPLMTLLIGSFSLTAEKEEGSWQLLSTYPLRTWSFILGKYAGLAIVLMTVAAFAYGVSGVAGALAGGGFQLRTLLLFLVFSVLLILLFLAVALLIGTAARNRWQALTYGVAFWFFTVIGWPALLIAGLGFVPYLWIKPALIFLTFLNPAELVRLFVVVKLGGGSILGPDYYKWVDVMSEPLGAILFAAVCLLWIVAASGVSAWAWERGRSRG
- a CDS encoding ABC transporter ATP-binding protein, with the protein product MDEPVLRIEGAGKTIKGQTILRPVSLSLQRGDVYALCGGNGAGKSTLLRMVMGILQPTAGEIEVNGLSWKDNRRSYAEQMGYMPDDYSFARGLTAWETLSFWASLRGLSRGRTEEVLEEVGLTGVRNKQVTSFSKGMRQRLLFAQALLSRPSLLVLDEPTNGLDPYWMDAFVELVKRAAADGHAVIYSTHQLPVAEASANYVLFLQEGSAVKQGAVSSFLEEYGPGGLHAAFSDTRRG